One region of Bacterioplanoides sp. SCSIO 12839 genomic DNA includes:
- a CDS encoding flagellar hook-basal body complex protein: MAFNIGLSGIRAASTDLEVRGNNISNASTTGFKQSRAEFSDVYTTTLLGTGVQPVGSGVMVDNVRQQFSQGNISGTQNSLDMAIDGNGFFVLNDRGSVSYTRSGIFSLDKDGYVVANNGSRLQGYEANANGVVNGVLSDIQIQVANQPPRLTSLVSAIVNVDAGASVLQEQGQRLVSNGLAIGAADSGIIEDTSSILASESQPTSAGAPAQVAFGTDLAVVAAAGYGAIAIDIDLGEGAGVQTVTLAGVAAGGTVADVLSDIQNALDTTLGSQQIRAGQVTGTGELLLSRAGYNATNGTSFTISNTAAWDGAFGASGAVTPGVQGSRLFVGSNPLTADFRSIPGTSTTTRTTSTPPLNIVASDPGQFAVLTADNITGTLDVSTGSGNILAFTIATETGATYPINISQAAWETQFGAGSPPASGYNTLNQADMLTLINAQITATAGAGSEEVLAVNNAGRIEFQVQGAPAVPGSAAGRGDFVQIADNIAGSNNLDLSSVGFLAGNRFDGGVEPVQANNEFQLEVTSSTGNGGGPFTITIPPAAYASLDDLAVAIQQQIDIFIGAAGIAGKVSVDAVGGQLVFTNTQTGSTEGVAFTATTAEPQALAALGLTSTFTVTGQDEVDKTNSFRINLTVPAPDNDNRSGSVLISLDEDYRSVQQLAASINRQLNSQDADSYIGVRAEAVEIEPRVAPPEFKLQLVAVESGEPSIISISDVTAGGPDISQGDLFGLLQVDPNNASLLTTGIAGVSNEYPEQKVTLTDPDGNETVITIPENAEANEIVSIFNQQPGVTTSAISTMNIPLSGFNSPGNDMRLTLNGQQLTSTSIPDLVEEINSLRSTTLPAFNASTNEAGDLIITNDIGRDIKLEISSPVVTDSIVVQGAQNSGPVVLGGTATADTAAAVGGVVTFTLNENYSLSNPDPVVSGIFGALTEDEFTPFTLNAFDPTDQDTYNHATSTTIYDSLGNAHVMTQFFVKEPVDPTRPNEQNLWAMYVQIDGREVGDPDATLPFPQNLEPTRYRQELFFNQDGTLDTEATGDIFITNWDPVDADGNPNGAIGSVNVLEGGLPLTEPPTNSNFQISLDGSTQFGSPFSVNEVNQNGYSTGRLTGLEVDSEGIIFARFTNGQAQTLGQVALGNFRNPEGLTPLGDTGWAESFESGVPTIGSPRTASFGQIRSSALEDSNVDLSEELVGLIIAQRNFQASSKTIETVDQVTQTILQI; this comes from the coding sequence ATGGCTTTTAATATCGGTTTAAGTGGAATTCGTGCTGCCTCTACGGACCTGGAAGTACGTGGTAATAATATTTCCAATGCCAGCACCACAGGCTTTAAGCAATCCCGTGCTGAGTTTTCAGATGTCTACACCACAACATTATTAGGTACGGGTGTGCAGCCGGTCGGCAGTGGTGTGATGGTGGATAATGTTCGCCAACAATTCAGTCAGGGTAATATCAGCGGAACACAAAACTCGCTGGATATGGCCATCGATGGCAATGGTTTTTTTGTGCTGAATGATCGCGGCTCGGTTTCTTATACCCGTTCCGGCATTTTTTCACTGGATAAAGATGGCTATGTCGTTGCTAACAACGGCTCACGTTTGCAGGGTTATGAAGCCAACGCCAATGGCGTAGTGAACGGTGTGTTAAGCGATATTCAGATTCAGGTTGCCAACCAGCCACCACGATTAACTTCTCTTGTATCGGCGATTGTTAACGTGGATGCCGGTGCCAGTGTGTTACAAGAGCAGGGTCAGAGATTAGTGTCTAATGGCCTGGCAATTGGTGCCGCGGATTCCGGCATTATTGAAGATACCAGTTCGATTTTAGCATCCGAGTCGCAACCAACCAGTGCCGGAGCTCCGGCTCAGGTGGCCTTTGGTACTGACCTGGCGGTGGTTGCTGCAGCGGGTTATGGTGCCATCGCTATTGATATTGATTTGGGTGAGGGAGCTGGTGTGCAGACTGTCACACTGGCCGGTGTGGCTGCCGGTGGCACGGTAGCTGATGTGTTATCGGATATTCAGAATGCACTGGATACCACCCTGGGATCACAACAGATTCGTGCAGGCCAGGTGACCGGTACCGGCGAATTATTACTCAGCCGGGCTGGTTACAATGCTACGAATGGCACCAGCTTTACTATTTCCAATACGGCTGCCTGGGACGGTGCTTTTGGCGCCAGTGGTGCCGTGACTCCGGGCGTGCAGGGCTCACGTTTGTTTGTTGGCTCTAACCCGTTAACCGCCGATTTTCGTAGTATTCCGGGTACCTCAACCACCACACGAACCACGTCAACTCCTCCACTGAACATTGTTGCCAGTGATCCGGGTCAGTTTGCGGTATTAACGGCTGATAACATCACCGGCACGCTGGATGTCAGCACGGGTAGTGGCAACATTCTGGCCTTTACCATTGCCACCGAAACCGGTGCCACTTATCCAATCAACATCAGTCAGGCTGCCTGGGAAACTCAGTTTGGTGCAGGCTCACCACCAGCTTCAGGTTATAACACGTTAAATCAGGCGGATATGTTAACCCTGATTAATGCCCAGATCACCGCAACCGCGGGTGCCGGTAGTGAAGAAGTATTGGCGGTGAATAATGCAGGTCGTATCGAATTCCAGGTGCAGGGCGCTCCGGCAGTACCAGGTAGTGCGGCAGGTCGCGGTGACTTCGTACAAATTGCCGATAACATTGCCGGCTCTAACAACCTGGATCTGAGCAGTGTGGGTTTCCTGGCCGGTAATCGCTTTGATGGTGGTGTTGAGCCAGTACAGGCAAATAATGAATTCCAGCTGGAAGTCACCAGTAGCACGGGTAATGGTGGTGGTCCATTCACGATTACGATTCCGCCTGCGGCTTATGCTTCTCTGGATGACCTGGCTGTCGCGATTCAACAACAAATTGATATCTTTATTGGTGCCGCGGGTATTGCCGGGAAAGTATCCGTTGATGCGGTGGGCGGTCAGTTAGTTTTCACTAATACCCAAACCGGCTCAACAGAAGGCGTGGCCTTTACAGCAACGACTGCCGAGCCTCAGGCTCTGGCCGCGTTAGGGCTGACCAGTACCTTTACCGTGACGGGTCAGGATGAAGTCGATAAAACCAACAGTTTCCGGATTAACCTGACGGTTCCGGCACCGGATAATGACAACCGCAGCGGCTCCGTGCTGATTTCTCTGGATGAAGATTACCGCTCAGTACAACAGTTAGCGGCGAGCATTAACCGCCAGCTGAACAGTCAGGACGCTGATAGCTATATTGGTGTGCGCGCTGAAGCCGTTGAAATTGAACCTCGGGTAGCACCGCCAGAATTTAAACTGCAGCTGGTGGCCGTAGAATCGGGTGAACCATCCATTATTTCCATCAGTGATGTTACCGCCGGTGGTCCGGATATTTCACAAGGCGATTTGTTTGGTTTGCTGCAGGTTGACCCTAACAATGCCAGCTTATTAACCACAGGTATTGCCGGTGTCAGCAATGAATATCCGGAGCAAAAAGTCACGTTGACTGACCCGGACGGTAACGAAACCGTGATCACCATTCCGGAAAATGCCGAAGCGAATGAAATTGTTTCCATTTTTAACCAGCAGCCGGGTGTCACTACTTCCGCTATCAGTACCATGAATATCCCGTTAAGCGGTTTCAACTCGCCGGGTAATGATATGCGCCTGACGTTGAATGGCCAGCAGCTGACGTCAACCTCGATTCCGGATCTGGTTGAAGAAATTAATTCATTACGCAGCACAACCTTGCCAGCCTTTAACGCTTCCACCAATGAAGCGGGTGATTTGATCATTACCAACGATATTGGTCGTGACATTAAGCTTGAAATCAGCAGCCCGGTGGTCACCGACTCGATTGTGGTGCAGGGTGCTCAGAACTCCGGACCGGTTGTGTTAGGTGGCACGGCTACCGCTGATACCGCGGCAGCTGTGGGTGGTGTGGTGACATTCACTCTGAATGAAAATTACTCGCTGAGTAATCCGGATCCGGTTGTTTCCGGTATCTTTGGCGCGTTAACCGAAGATGAATTCACGCCATTCACCTTGAATGCTTTTGATCCAACCGATCAGGACACCTACAACCACGCGACCTCAACCACCATTTATGACAGCCTGGGTAACGCCCATGTGATGACTCAGTTCTTTGTTAAAGAGCCGGTCGACCCAACACGACCGAATGAACAAAATCTGTGGGCGATGTATGTACAGATTGATGGCCGCGAAGTGGGTGATCCGGATGCAACGCTGCCATTCCCGCAAAACCTGGAACCGACCCGTTACCGCCAGGAGCTGTTCTTTAATCAGGACGGCACGCTGGATACTGAAGCAACCGGCGATATCTTTATTACTAACTGGGATCCGGTGGATGCCGATGGCAACCCGAACGGTGCTATTGGTTCGGTGAATGTCTTAGAAGGTGGCTTGCCGTTAACGGAGCCGCCAACCAACTCTAACTTCCAGATTAGCCTGGATGGCTCGACCCAGTTTGGTAGCCCATTCTCGGTCAATGAAGTGAACCAGAATGGCTATTCCACTGGTCGTCTGACCGGTCTGGAAGTCGACAGTGAAGGAATTATCTTTGCCCGTTTCACCAATGGTCAGGCACAGACGTTAGGGCAGGTGGCGCTGGGTAACTTCCGTAATCCGGAAGGACTGACGCCACTGGGCGATACCGGCTGGGCTGAGTCGTTTGAATCGGGTGTGCCGACCATTGGCTCACCAAGAACTGCTTCGTTTGGTCAGATTCGTTCTTCTGCTTTGGAAGACTCGAACGTGGATCTGTCTGAAGAATTAGTCGGGTTAATCATTGCCCAGCGAAACTTCCAGGCCAGTTCCAAAACCATTGAAACGGTGGATCAGGTGACACAAACCATCCTGCAGATCTAA